In the genome of Segatella copri, one region contains:
- a CDS encoding DUF4249 family protein, with product MKISRSYIVMIVLSLSFLLGGCSQDVSTSSQSQLVVEGWIDAGGFPVVKLTRTIPLSDDALSLDSLSRYMDRWAKVTISDGERTEVLAGRYDKKYFPPFIYTTYDMRGEEGREYSLRVEASDGKVAEARTRIPVSAKIDSFRVEPTDVDSLFQLYAYTSYRGKCKLFTQVVGKQREMSSAELGLFDDGMIGEDGKLSVKRGRDNLQKNFTPFFKKDEVVRVKLSTLTDEGYAFWRSFEDMLALSRIPLMPVNTNLESNVHGALGYWQGYGSSFYEVRIMVGE from the coding sequence ATGAAAATCAGTCGCAGTTACATCGTCATGATAGTCTTGTCTTTATCTTTTCTGTTGGGAGGATGCAGTCAGGATGTTTCCACTTCCAGCCAGTCGCAACTGGTGGTTGAGGGGTGGATAGATGCAGGTGGCTTCCCAGTGGTAAAGTTGACCCGCACGATACCGTTGAGTGATGATGCGTTGTCGCTGGATAGTCTTTCCCGTTATATGGACCGTTGGGCAAAGGTCACCATTTCTGATGGCGAGAGAACAGAGGTATTGGCGGGGCGATATGATAAAAAGTATTTTCCACCTTTTATATATACCACTTATGATATGCGTGGCGAGGAGGGCAGGGAGTACAGCTTGCGGGTTGAGGCTTCGGATGGCAAGGTGGCTGAAGCCAGAACCCGCATACCTGTGTCGGCAAAGATAGATTCATTTCGTGTAGAGCCTACGGATGTGGACAGTCTTTTCCAGCTTTATGCTTATACTTCTTATCGTGGAAAGTGCAAGCTTTTTACGCAGGTGGTTGGTAAGCAAAGGGAAATGTCGTCAGCAGAGTTGGGGCTTTTTGATGATGGGATGATAGGAGAGGATGGCAAGTTGTCCGTGAAGCGTGGCAGGGATAATCTGCAGAAGAATTTCACCCCCTTTTTCAAGAAGGATGAGGTTGTAAGGGTAAAGTTATCCACCTTAACCGATGAGGGGTATGCCTTCTGGCGCAGTTTCGAGGATATGCTGGCATTATCCAGAATTCCCCTGATGCCAGTGAATACCAATCTGGAGTCGAATGTGCATGGTGCCCTGGGCTATTGGCAAGGCTACGGCTCCAGCTTTTATGAAGTGAGGATTATGGTGGGGGAATGA
- a CDS encoding RluA family pseudouridine synthase, translating to MILHSIDQALLSGIDIPERMNNPLDYQPHPLCIAVCKELQTYLSEREDWREEIDKGKMFGVLIVENAKPEPGASEIGYLAAYSGQIGGRSDWDDFVPAVFDYLQPDGYFKTHEAEISDINQRIKQLEGNEHIKEAKSLILQLQEERKQTIAAYQEKMKEAKAKRDARRKTGNLTPEEEAEMVKESQFMKAELRRLKKSLSEKTTLETEYEVFQADILRLKQLRKTLSDALQQWLFSQFRMQNHEGKMKDLLEIFRDAALRDYPQSTIVTNRIAALKMVPPAGSGECCEPKLLQYAYLHGYRPLQMAMFWWGESPKEEIRHHLQFYPACNGKCKPILHWMLPDRVFDSKIAEKQALEILYEDDQLAVIYKPSGLLSVPGKDSSQPSVYSIMRKKYPAASSPLIVHRLDMATSGLMIIAKTDFAYHRLQKEFLHHRVQKKYIAIIGCKDQKACDKIWEKAKKEELKEEGKSSISAEKQKISLPLMPDYLDRPRQIVNHDQGKEAITEYEVLDRIDATHLRLALYPKTGRTHQLRVHCAHHEGLNAPILGDPLYGNEKASRLHLHAEEITFEHPLTGKEINIKREADFIYP from the coding sequence ATGATTTTGCATTCCATAGACCAAGCCCTGTTATCAGGCATCGACATTCCCGAGCGCATGAACAATCCGCTCGATTATCAGCCTCATCCTCTTTGCATCGCCGTATGCAAGGAGCTGCAAACCTATCTATCTGAGCGTGAAGACTGGCGAGAGGAGATAGATAAAGGAAAAATGTTTGGCGTACTCATCGTTGAGAATGCCAAACCGGAACCTGGTGCCTCAGAAATAGGCTATCTTGCAGCCTATAGCGGACAGATAGGCGGAAGAAGCGACTGGGATGACTTTGTGCCAGCCGTATTCGACTATCTGCAGCCCGACGGATATTTCAAGACCCATGAGGCTGAAATATCCGATATCAACCAGAGAATCAAGCAATTGGAGGGCAATGAGCATATAAAGGAAGCCAAGAGCCTCATCCTGCAACTGCAGGAAGAGCGGAAGCAGACCATCGCTGCCTATCAGGAAAAGATGAAGGAGGCGAAGGCAAAGCGTGATGCCCGGAGAAAGACAGGAAATCTTACCCCGGAGGAAGAGGCTGAGATGGTGAAGGAAAGCCAGTTTATGAAGGCTGAACTGCGCCGACTCAAGAAATCGCTTTCCGAAAAGACTACCCTGGAAACGGAATATGAAGTCTTTCAAGCGGATATTCTTCGCCTGAAGCAACTGCGCAAGACATTATCTGATGCCTTGCAGCAATGGTTGTTCTCGCAGTTCCGCATGCAGAATCATGAAGGCAAGATGAAGGACCTGCTGGAGATTTTCAGGGATGCAGCCCTCAGGGATTATCCGCAATCCACCATTGTAACGAACAGAATAGCTGCCCTGAAGATGGTGCCGCCAGCCGGAAGTGGCGAGTGCTGCGAACCGAAACTGCTGCAATATGCTTACCTGCATGGTTACAGGCCTTTGCAGATGGCGATGTTCTGGTGGGGCGAAAGTCCAAAGGAGGAGATTCGCCATCATCTGCAGTTCTATCCTGCCTGTAATGGCAAATGCAAGCCGATATTGCATTGGATGCTGCCGGATAGGGTATTTGATTCTAAAATTGCCGAAAAGCAGGCTTTGGAAATCTTATATGAAGACGACCAGTTGGCTGTCATCTACAAGCCTTCGGGATTGCTGTCTGTGCCGGGCAAGGATTCATCCCAGCCATCCGTCTATTCCATCATGCGGAAGAAATATCCAGCAGCAAGCAGTCCGCTGATAGTCCATCGTCTCGACATGGCGACGAGCGGTCTGATGATTATTGCCAAGACAGATTTCGCTTACCATCGTCTGCAGAAGGAGTTTCTTCACCATCGGGTTCAGAAGAAATACATTGCCATCATCGGATGCAAGGATCAGAAAGCCTGCGATAAAATCTGGGAAAAAGCAAAGAAAGAAGAATTGAAGGAAGAAGGAAAATCTTCTATTTCCGCAGAAAAGCAGAAGATTTCCCTTCCGTTGATGCCCGATTATCTGGATCGTCCCCGCCAGATTGTGAATCATGATCAGGGCAAGGAGGCGATTACGGAGTATGAGGTTCTGGATCGCATCGATGCCACCCATCTCCGCCTGGCACTCTATCCCAAGACGGGCAGGACCCATCAGCTCCGTGTGCATTGTGCCCACCACGAAGGCTTGAATGCTCCCATCCTTGGCGACCCGCTCTATGGCAACGAGAAGGCAAGCCGCCTTCATCTCCATGCCGAGGAGATTACCTTCGAGCATCCTCTTACGGGGAAGGAAATCAACATCAAGCGAGAGGCTGATTTTATTTACCCTTAA
- a CDS encoding LPP20 family lipoprotein, which produces MKKNVVLLLMLLVPFWAVAQANKENLKRAQAIQADDSYICGLGHGSNLKQASNSALAALAGQISTTVESNFTYLMTNESQGQNVKTNTKVDNIIKTYSHTTLRNTTELVIEDEPNATVLRYIKKSELDKLFEQRKMKVMEYASNAEKYEKDGKVADALTSYYAALALLRSLPDGSELKIRLGFSGEQLLMPLISKNVNDILNNISISTESMEDDGDERTMVINVLYKGKPATNFNYTYYNGQGRSDVCSAKDGMGDITIPKSLNLNKLDVQAEYICEDEANYDRELCEVLDNTSAVPFRTAHLKLEKDKSIKPVMANNNQYQAVLAPSTAALNSIPSTLGDGEVSPYLATMQKIEVAIREKNYAGVKDCFTADGYAMFTKLINYGKAKLLRAPQLTFQKNGEEVICRSFPMSFSFQGNRRTFVEDVVFHLTHDGKVDELAFGLNKAAVVDIMQRGSWSDEARKVMVNFLESYKTAYALKRLDYISSIFSNDALIITGSIVKSSGNREVGPTNLKHVKYTRQTKAQYMKSLKACFASNEYVNIHFADNIIRRSASNPNIYGIQIKQDYYSSSYGDTGYLFLLIDFANPKLPIIHVRTWQPDKDPNARDGRIGMQDFQL; this is translated from the coding sequence ATGAAGAAAAATGTAGTGTTACTCTTAATGTTGCTGGTTCCCTTTTGGGCCGTTGCTCAAGCGAATAAGGAGAATCTGAAACGGGCGCAGGCCATTCAGGCAGATGATAGTTATATCTGTGGTTTGGGACATGGTTCCAATCTGAAGCAGGCGAGTAATAGCGCTTTGGCTGCTTTGGCTGGCCAGATTTCAACTACCGTTGAGTCTAATTTCACTTATCTCATGACCAATGAGAGCCAGGGGCAGAATGTCAAGACCAATACCAAGGTGGATAACATTATCAAGACCTATTCGCATACCACTTTGCGCAACACCACAGAGTTGGTCATCGAAGATGAGCCTAATGCCACCGTTCTCAGGTATATCAAGAAGTCGGAACTTGATAAACTGTTCGAGCAGCGTAAGATGAAAGTGATGGAATATGCATCTAATGCCGAGAAATATGAGAAAGACGGCAAGGTGGCTGATGCCCTGACCAGTTATTATGCTGCCTTGGCATTGCTGCGCAGTTTGCCTGATGGAAGCGAACTGAAGATTCGTCTGGGGTTCAGTGGTGAGCAGCTGCTGATGCCTCTGATTTCAAAGAATGTAAATGATATTCTTAATAATATCTCTATTTCGACTGAATCAATGGAAGATGACGGTGACGAGCGAACCATGGTTATCAATGTGCTTTATAAAGGTAAGCCGGCTACCAATTTTAATTATACATATTATAATGGACAGGGCAGATCTGATGTCTGTTCTGCCAAGGATGGCATGGGCGATATAACGATACCTAAATCGTTGAATCTTAACAAGCTGGATGTGCAGGCAGAGTATATCTGTGAGGATGAAGCTAACTACGACAGAGAGTTGTGTGAGGTACTCGACAATACTTCGGCTGTTCCTTTCCGTACGGCACATCTGAAGTTGGAAAAAGACAAGAGCATCAAGCCTGTGATGGCTAACAACAATCAGTATCAGGCTGTTTTGGCTCCATCTACGGCCGCATTGAATTCAATTCCTTCTACACTGGGAGATGGCGAGGTGTCTCCTTATCTTGCCACGATGCAGAAGATAGAGGTTGCCATCAGAGAGAAGAACTATGCTGGAGTAAAGGATTGTTTTACAGCCGATGGCTATGCGATGTTTACCAAACTCATCAACTATGGAAAGGCCAAGCTTCTGAGAGCTCCTCAGCTTACTTTCCAGAAAAATGGTGAGGAAGTAATCTGTCGCAGTTTCCCGATGAGTTTCTCTTTCCAAGGTAATCGCCGTACTTTCGTGGAGGATGTGGTTTTTCATCTTACCCATGATGGAAAGGTTGATGAGTTGGCCTTCGGACTCAACAAGGCTGCTGTGGTTGACATCATGCAGAGAGGATCCTGGAGCGATGAGGCCAGAAAGGTTATGGTCAACTTCCTGGAGAGCTACAAGACGGCGTATGCCCTGAAACGTCTGGATTATATCAGTAGCATTTTCTCTAATGATGCGCTGATTATCACGGGTTCTATCGTGAAGAGTTCCGGTAACAGGGAAGTGGGACCTACCAATCTGAAGCATGTGAAATATACCCGCCAGACCAAGGCGCAGTATATGAAGAGCCTGAAGGCGTGTTTTGCCAGCAATGAGTATGTGAATATTCATTTTGCCGATAATATCATCCGCCGTTCTGCATCTAATCCTAATATCTATGGCATCCAGATTAAGCAGGATTATTACTCGTCATCTTATGGTGATACGGGTTATCTCTTCCTCCTGATAGATTTCGCGAATCCGAAATTGCCTATCATTCACGTAAGAACCTGGCAGCCAGATAAGGATCCGAATGCACGAGATGGAAGAATCGGTATGCAGGATTTCCAGCTGTAG
- a CDS encoding PfkB family carbohydrate kinase, with product MKDICCIGHVTKDKIVTPHRTVYMAGGTSFYFAYAINQLPKDVSFSLVTAMDPTETEPIEKMRQAGIEVTLNPSRNTVFFENIYEEDQNKRKQRVLAKADPFTIRQLEKVEAKVYHLGSLLSDDFSPEVVEFLSRSGRVSIDVQGYLREVRDEKVYPIDWKEKLEVLKHTYYLKVNETEMETITGLKNPREAAKLIHSWGVTEVIITLGSEGSLIYVDDTFYEIPAYPPHEVVDATGCGDTYSAGYLYKRLQGATPTEAGKFAAAMCTIKLEHNGPFNRSIEDIEQIIK from the coding sequence ATGAAAGATATTTGTTGTATTGGACACGTAACGAAGGATAAGATTGTTACTCCCCACCGCACGGTTTACATGGCAGGCGGCACTTCTTTTTATTTTGCCTACGCCATCAACCAGTTGCCCAAGGACGTAAGTTTCTCGCTGGTTACGGCAATGGATCCTACAGAAACTGAACCGATAGAGAAGATGCGCCAGGCTGGCATCGAAGTCACCCTGAACCCATCCCGCAACACGGTGTTCTTCGAGAACATCTACGAGGAAGACCAGAACAAGCGCAAGCAGCGCGTGCTTGCCAAGGCAGACCCTTTTACCATCAGGCAGCTGGAGAAGGTGGAGGCGAAGGTTTACCACCTGGGCAGTTTGCTGAGCGATGATTTCTCGCCAGAGGTAGTGGAGTTCCTCTCACGCAGCGGCAGGGTTTCCATCGACGTGCAGGGTTATCTGCGCGAGGTGAGAGACGAGAAGGTTTATCCCATCGACTGGAAGGAGAAGCTGGAGGTGCTGAAGCACACCTATTATTTAAAGGTGAACGAAACGGAGATGGAGACCATCACGGGACTGAAGAATCCCCGGGAGGCAGCCAAGCTCATCCATTCGTGGGGCGTTACCGAGGTAATCATCACCCTGGGCAGCGAGGGTTCTCTGATTTATGTAGATGACACCTTCTATGAGATTCCCGCCTATCCTCCTCACGAGGTGGTGGATGCCACAGGATGCGGCGACACGTATTCGGCAGGTTATCTCTACAAGCGACTGCAGGGTGCCACCCCTACCGAAGCAGGCAAGTTTGCTGCAGCCATGTGCACCATCAAGCTGGAGCACAACGGTCCGTTCAACCGCAGCATCGAGGATATAGAGCAGATTATCAAATAA
- a CDS encoding TonB-dependent receptor plug domain-containing protein, whose product MSAELTDTLNHYGLQDVEIRGKRLRSQLREIEGASIINMQLMDDMPHILGNADPMHYAQLLPGVQTNSEYDAGLHIQGCDNSHNSVSLGGVPIYNAAHLLGFFSIFNAGHFNEMSLLKSPASASFPNRLGGSVDMLTPTWLGAEDSLSAGGAHGELSVGPMSSQGTLRLPLGRRSLLLLSARAAYLNLLYSKWLEVDGDEVKYDFSDYNLSYITQIDDANVLKLEGYWGFDNMKLGQASHGLLGKLKWDNTMAALHWYSRSKETSDEGKSDWTMEQTVYYSRYANRLNIDEYSFQVGMRSYIFDFGYKGNLSWGRWKMGAEVIRHQLLPQNVGISGNLANYQSDTQRQKAMETSAYLQYCQPLGEKLLMELGTRASGYHCQKSYYRVMPHLKFDYNLSPSAKLNLNLGIRNQYLFQTGFSSAGLPTEFWFAADADHRPQYAYHVALQGEFWFAEREYRLSVETYYKWLKHQMENSSNMFDILFSSYSFDGSLLHGKGYNYGLNLLLERRRGKLTGWLSASLGRAMRKFDGAQYQGWYPAGHERIYELNAVAIYRINRRLNLGATYVLASGTPYTKVNYAYLMSGNIVTEYGSHNGNRVSPYMRLDLSLSYDFVARGTRRSGINFSLYNATLHGNDLFYRIKVYDNHVRYGSFKFLMPIMPSINYYYKF is encoded by the coding sequence GTGTCGGCTGAATTGACCGACACGCTCAATCATTATGGACTTCAGGATGTGGAGATTCGGGGCAAGCGCCTTCGCTCTCAGTTGAGGGAGATAGAGGGTGCCAGCATCATCAACATGCAGCTCATGGATGATATGCCTCATATTCTGGGCAATGCCGACCCTATGCATTATGCCCAACTCTTGCCTGGGGTACAGACCAATTCTGAATATGATGCCGGTCTGCATATCCAGGGATGCGATAATTCCCATAATTCTGTTTCCCTCGGCGGTGTACCTATTTATAATGCGGCACATCTGCTGGGTTTCTTCTCCATCTTCAATGCCGGACATTTCAACGAGATGAGTCTGCTGAAATCTCCTGCTTCCGCTTCTTTTCCCAATAGGCTTGGGGGTAGCGTGGATATGTTGACCCCTACTTGGCTTGGGGCAGAAGATAGTCTTTCGGCGGGTGGTGCACATGGTGAACTGTCGGTAGGTCCGATGTCTTCGCAGGGTACTCTTCGCTTGCCTCTTGGCAGACGCTCCCTGCTTTTGCTTTCAGCTCGTGCCGCCTATCTCAATCTGCTCTATTCCAAGTGGCTTGAGGTAGATGGCGATGAAGTGAAGTATGATTTCTCCGATTATAATCTCTCTTATATCACCCAGATTGATGATGCCAATGTGTTGAAACTGGAGGGCTACTGGGGATTTGATAACATGAAATTGGGGCAGGCAAGTCATGGCTTGCTGGGCAAACTGAAATGGGATAATACGATGGCAGCACTCCATTGGTATTCGCGTTCGAAGGAAACTTCGGATGAAGGAAAGAGTGATTGGACGATGGAGCAGACGGTATATTATTCCCGCTATGCCAATCGCCTGAACATCGATGAATATTCCTTCCAGGTAGGAATGCGTTCCTATATCTTCGATTTTGGATATAAGGGAAATCTTTCCTGGGGAAGATGGAAGATGGGTGCTGAAGTGATTCGCCATCAATTGTTGCCGCAAAATGTCGGAATATCGGGTAATCTGGCTAATTATCAGTCTGATACACAGCGCCAGAAGGCGATGGAAACCAGTGCTTATCTGCAGTATTGCCAACCTTTGGGTGAAAAGCTCCTGATGGAACTGGGAACAAGGGCTTCGGGGTATCATTGTCAGAAATCCTACTATCGGGTGATGCCTCATCTTAAGTTTGATTACAATCTGTCGCCATCGGCAAAGCTGAATCTCAATCTGGGTATCCGGAACCAATATCTTTTCCAGACAGGTTTTTCTTCAGCAGGACTTCCTACGGAATTCTGGTTTGCTGCCGATGCGGACCATCGTCCGCAGTATGCCTATCACGTAGCCCTGCAGGGAGAGTTCTGGTTTGCCGAGAGGGAATATCGGTTGAGTGTTGAAACTTACTATAAATGGCTGAAGCACCAGATGGAGAATAGCAGCAACATGTTTGACATACTCTTCTCTTCTTATTCCTTTGATGGATCCCTGTTGCATGGCAAGGGCTACAACTATGGCTTGAATCTTCTTCTTGAAAGGAGAAGGGGAAAACTCACGGGATGGTTGAGCGCTTCCCTGGGAAGAGCCATGCGAAAGTTTGATGGCGCACAATATCAGGGATGGTATCCTGCCGGACATGAACGTATTTACGAATTGAATGCCGTGGCTATTTATCGCATTAACCGCCGTCTCAATTTAGGGGCAACCTATGTTCTGGCATCCGGAACTCCTTATACAAAAGTGAATTACGCCTATCTGATGTCGGGTAATATCGTTACGGAGTATGGATCTCACAATGGAAACAGGGTTAGTCCTTATATGCGACTCGATTTGTCGTTGAGTTATGATTTCGTTGCCAGGGGAACCCGTCGCAGTGGCATTAATTTCTCTCTCTACAATGCAACCCTGCATGGAAACGATTTGTTCTACCGTATCAAGGTGTATGATAATCACGTGAGATATGGTTCTTTCAAGTTCCTGATGCCCATTATGCCATCCATCAATTATTATTATAAATTTTAA
- a CDS encoding fimbrillin family protein produces MKQFGILACSLLALAACSSGSSSDPIPSTGQESKKLPIHISTSVDTRVINNSFEEGDNIGLFVVNYNTDGSAATLKATGNHVDNMKFTYNGTWTPASPIYWKDNTTPADFYLYYPYTATIGDVTALVWSVNADQSTTEKYKAGDLLIGKTTHVAPTENAVKIDAKHVMSQMAISLKPGNGFTEESLGKAKISVKINQLKTQATANLVTGELTAKGDAADLTPLKEEGNNYKALIIPQAAGEGVLITVNVDGRNYQLKKAANFTAFEAGKKHKFTVTLSKTSNGVNVNITKWEDDGIDYGGTAE; encoded by the coding sequence ATGAAGCAATTCGGAATCTTAGCATGTAGCCTACTCGCTCTTGCAGCATGCTCATCGGGAAGCAGCAGCGACCCAATTCCATCAACAGGTCAAGAGAGCAAGAAGTTGCCTATCCATATCAGCACCTCTGTTGATACACGGGTCATCAACAACTCCTTCGAGGAAGGAGACAACATCGGTTTGTTTGTAGTCAACTACAATACAGACGGTTCTGCAGCCACCCTCAAGGCAACAGGCAATCATGTGGACAACATGAAGTTTACCTATAACGGCACATGGACTCCAGCCTCTCCTATCTACTGGAAAGACAACACCACCCCTGCCGACTTCTATCTGTATTATCCATACACCGCCACTATCGGCGATGTAACTGCCCTGGTATGGAGCGTGAATGCAGACCAGAGCACAACCGAGAAATACAAGGCAGGCGATCTGCTGATAGGCAAGACCACCCATGTGGCTCCTACCGAGAATGCCGTGAAGATCGATGCGAAGCACGTGATGAGCCAGATGGCCATTTCCCTGAAGCCAGGCAATGGCTTTACAGAGGAATCGCTGGGCAAGGCAAAGATCAGCGTAAAGATTAACCAGCTGAAGACCCAGGCTACCGCCAATCTCGTAACTGGCGAATTGACTGCCAAGGGCGATGCTGCCGACCTTACTCCGCTGAAGGAAGAGGGCAACAACTATAAGGCTCTCATCATTCCGCAAGCTGCAGGCGAAGGCGTACTCATCACCGTGAACGTGGATGGCAGAAACTACCAACTGAAGAAGGCTGCCAACTTCACCGCCTTCGAAGCAGGAAAGAAGCATAAGTTTACCGTAACCCTGAGCAAGACCAGCAATGGTGTGAATGTGAACATCACCAAGTGGGAAGACGACGGAATCGACTACGGAGGCACAGCAGAATAA
- a CDS encoding DMT family transporter, whose product MTRNSNIFYHLVAFLTVAIWGTTFVATKVLMLNGLSPAQIFTLRFSIAYVLMLCFNHRRFLADSWKDEAKMALLGITGGSLYFYSENEAMNFTTTTNTSLIVCSCPLFATLLVRMVYKDSSRIHIVQLLGSLLAFVGMIIVVLNGRFVLHLSPVGDALAFTACMCWAIYSLLMKSVSNHYGAAFITRKVFFYGVLTILPYYLFIPGFPPIEVFIRPQVFGNLLFLGCLASMICFLTWNWCISKLGTVKATNWVYFNPITTMIFASWVLDEKITPYFLVGATCILLGMYVADKKTREES is encoded by the coding sequence ATGACAAGAAATAGCAATATATTCTATCACCTCGTCGCCTTCCTCACGGTGGCGATTTGGGGTACCACCTTTGTCGCTACCAAGGTGTTGATGCTCAATGGGCTTTCGCCAGCCCAGATCTTCACCTTGCGCTTTTCCATCGCCTACGTGCTGATGCTCTGCTTCAACCATCGCCGCTTCCTTGCCGACTCGTGGAAGGATGAGGCCAAGATGGCACTGCTGGGTATTACGGGCGGTTCGCTCTATTTCTACAGCGAGAACGAGGCGATGAACTTCACCACCACCACGAATACTTCGCTCATTGTGTGCTCCTGTCCGCTCTTCGCCACCCTGCTGGTGCGTATGGTCTATAAGGATTCCTCCCGCATCCACATCGTGCAGCTGCTCGGTTCGCTGCTGGCTTTTGTGGGAATGATCATCGTGGTGCTGAACGGCAGATTCGTGCTCCATCTCTCTCCGGTGGGCGATGCCCTGGCGTTTACGGCTTGCATGTGCTGGGCGATTTATTCGCTGCTGATGAAGTCGGTGAGCAATCATTATGGGGCGGCATTCATCACCCGGAAGGTGTTCTTCTATGGTGTGCTGACCATTCTGCCCTATTATCTCTTCATTCCGGGATTCCCGCCGATAGAGGTCTTCATCCGTCCGCAGGTCTTCGGCAACCTGCTCTTTCTGGGCTGTCTCGCCTCCATGATCTGCTTCCTCACCTGGAACTGGTGCATCTCGAAACTGGGAACGGTGAAGGCTACCAACTGGGTGTATTTCAACCCTATCACCACCATGATATTTGCGTCGTGGGTGCTCGACGAGAAAATCACCCCCTATTTCCTGGTGGGCGCCACCTGCATCCTGCTGGGCATGTATGTGGCAGACAAGAAAACCAGGGAAGAATCGTGA
- a CDS encoding putative transporter — protein MWFDNLINVHSAVQGIVILSLICTLGLALGKLHVKGISLGIAFVFFVGIVAGHLGLSIDPDMLEFAESFGLTMFVYVLGLYVGPNFFGSMRHEGIALNLWSLAVIVVGTLFSLLLCLVLPVSLPDMVGILCGATTNTPALGAAQQALQQLGLPSGGAALGCAVTYPLGVVGVILAMMFLRKLFVKPADLEIRRADEDDHTAIGQYVIVNPALNGNTIAEISMMTHRKFIISRVWRGEQVIVPEADTVLHTNDNVLVVTNKDEAAAMQILFGKKVDKEWNNDKVDWNAIDAKLESRIIVMTRPGLNGKRLGSLQMRNTYGVNVSRVLRGDIRLLATDDLRLQYGDRLTVVGDPTSIDHVEQFLGNAVKTLNEPNLGAIFLGIILGLAVGTIPLHIPGMTAPVRLGIAGGPIVMGILIGALGPRVQFISYMTRSAGLMLRELGLALYLGCLGLSAGGQFFETVIRPEGLMWVGIGFLITVVPVVIVGFIILKTKKYDFGSICGILCGSMANPMALTYANETLDGDTPSISYATVYPLGMFIRVIIAQVIIMFFV, from the coding sequence ATGTGGTTTGATAATTTAATCAACGTGCATTCGGCGGTGCAAGGCATCGTCATTCTTTCATTGATCTGTACTTTGGGACTTGCCCTCGGCAAGCTCCATGTAAAAGGTATCTCCCTCGGCATCGCCTTCGTCTTCTTCGTGGGCATCGTGGCGGGCCATCTCGGACTCTCCATCGACCCTGACATGCTGGAGTTTGCCGAGAGCTTCGGACTTACCATGTTTGTATACGTGCTGGGACTCTATGTGGGCCCTAACTTCTTCGGCTCCATGCGCCACGAAGGCATCGCGCTCAATCTCTGGAGTCTGGCGGTCATCGTGGTGGGAACTCTGTTTTCCCTCCTCCTCTGCCTGGTGCTGCCCGTAAGTCTGCCTGATATGGTGGGCATCCTCTGCGGTGCCACCACCAATACGCCAGCCCTGGGTGCTGCCCAGCAGGCATTGCAGCAGTTGGGCTTGCCTAGCGGCGGAGCGGCACTTGGCTGTGCCGTCACCTATCCGCTGGGTGTAGTGGGCGTCATCCTGGCGATGATGTTCCTGCGCAAGCTCTTCGTCAAGCCGGCTGACCTGGAAATCCGACGTGCCGATGAAGACGACCATACAGCCATCGGACAGTACGTCATCGTGAACCCGGCACTCAATGGCAATACCATCGCCGAAATCTCGATGATGACCCATCGCAAGTTCATCATCTCAAGAGTATGGAGAGGCGAACAGGTCATCGTGCCGGAAGCTGATACCGTGCTCCATACCAACGACAATGTGCTCGTGGTTACCAACAAGGATGAGGCAGCTGCCATGCAGATTCTCTTCGGAAAGAAGGTGGATAAGGAGTGGAATAATGATAAGGTAGACTGGAATGCCATCGATGCCAAACTGGAAAGCCGAATCATCGTGATGACCCGTCCGGGACTCAACGGAAAGCGACTGGGAAGCCTCCAAATGCGCAACACCTATGGTGTGAACGTGAGCCGAGTGCTGCGTGGTGATATCCGACTGCTTGCCACCGACGACCTCCGACTGCAATACGGCGACCGCCTTACCGTGGTGGGCGACCCAACGAGCATCGACCACGTGGAGCAGTTCCTGGGTAATGCCGTGAAGACGCTCAACGAGCCTAATCTGGGTGCCATCTTCCTGGGAATCATCCTCGGTCTTGCCGTAGGAACCATTCCGCTTCATATTCCGGGCATGACGGCGCCTGTGCGTCTGGGCATTGCCGGCGGTCCTATCGTGATGGGTATTCTCATTGGTGCCCTTGGTCCTCGTGTGCAGTTTATCTCTTATATGACGCGAAGTGCGGGTTTGATGCTGCGCGAACTGGGTCTTGCTCTCTATCTGGGCTGCTTGGGCTTGTCGGCTGGTGGACAGTTTTTCGAGACGGTGATTCGTCCCGAGGGTTTGATGTGGGTAGGCATCGGTTTCCTCATCACGGTGGTTCCTGTGGTCATCGTGGGCTTCATCATCCTGAAGACCAAGAAGTATGATTTCGGAAGCATCTGCGGAATCCTCTGTGGAAGCATGGCGAATCCGATGGCACTCACCTATGCCAACGAGACGCTGGATGGCGACACCCCTAGCATCAGCTACGCCACGGTGTATCCGCTGGGAATGTTTATCCGAGTCATCATCGCCCAGGTTATTATCATGTTCTTTGTATAA